The proteins below are encoded in one region of Phalacrocorax aristotelis chromosome 13, bGulAri2.1, whole genome shotgun sequence:
- the ACTL10 gene encoding LOW QUALITY PROTEIN: actin-like protein 10 (The sequence of the model RefSeq protein was modified relative to this genomic sequence to represent the inferred CDS: inserted 3 bases in 3 codons; deleted 2 bases in 1 codon; substituted 2 bases at 2 genomic stop codons) — protein sequence MPKPAVIIDNSSSFTRAGFAGQKKPKFVLRTVSLHPCSAGTMWETQQHPAEGMAGFTIAPRTHPLKHSFTEDWEGMENLWSHLFFCGLKVLPEEQPVLMANPHSYPSTNREKLXEVLLESFGVPALHMANTRFLSLCTYSRVTGLAMEVGAGVPHATSACLGKTWRESTYHLGAAGGFLSSYLHSLQMESPSHTPVLKALKKTTVIXLRKQCCYVSMDYKDDLDYQGYHHPARFQAPDGHWITIDKKRFCCPELLFQLRLLHQSSAGLHHLALQSLQKVANHARRDTVSNIALSGXSSMFRGFPEKMCVRAEHXFHSTGCQIKVLASLEKGTAAWAGVLKXAASLTSFQLEWMAKGNYQEHSAKCVDKIFPWADDDQAFKASHCVYPAVTNVHSRQRTEEPASEETAADTPLIPSRQLPSDAEAGELTE from the exons ATGCCAAAGCCTGCAGTCATCAtagacaacagcagcagcttcaccCGGGCAGGGTTTGCAGGCCAGAAGAAACCCAAGTTTGTGCTAAGGACCGTGTCACTGCATCCCTGCAGTGCAGGCACAATGTGGGAGacccagcagcatcctgctgaAGGCATGGCGGGCTTCACCATAGCACCCAGGACTCACCCACTCAAGCACAGCTTCACTGAGGACTGGGAGGGCATGGAAAACCTGTGGAGCCACCTATTCTTCTGTGGCCTGAAAGTCCTCCCAGAAGAACAGCCCGTGCTCATGGCCAACCCCCATTCTTACCCCTCCACCAATAGGGAAAAGT GAGAGGTGCTTCTTGAGAGCTTTGGGGTGCCAGCCCTGCACATGGCTAACACCagatttctttccctctgtACCTACAGCAGAGTCACCGGTCTGGCCATGGAGGTTGGGGCAGGAGTGCCCCATGCTacctctgcctgcctgggcaAGACCTGGAGAGAGTCCACCTACCACCTTGGTGCAGCTGGTGGCTTCCTCTCCAGCTACCTGCACAGCCTGCAGATGGAGAGCCCCAGCCACACCCCGGTGCTGAAGGCCTTGAAGAAGACAACAGTGATCTAGCTGAGGAAGCAATGTTGCTATGTCTCCATGGACTACAAAGACGACCTTGACTACCAAGGCTACCATCATCCAGCCAGATTTCAGGCCCCTGATGGGCACTGGATAACGATAGACAAGAAGAGGTTCTGCTGCCCGGAGCTGCTCTTCCAACTGAGGCTACTCCACCAAAGCTCCGCAGGGCTCCACCACTTGGCCTTGCAGAGCCTCCAGAAGGTG GCCAACCATGCCAGGAGGGACACGGTGAGTAACATCGCGCTCTCAG CATCTTCAATGTTTCGTGGCTTTCCTGAGAAGATGTGCGTAAGAGCTGAAC CGTTTCACAGCACAGGCTGCCAGATTAAGGTCCTGGCAAGCCTGGAGAAGGGCACAGCCGCCTGGGCAGGGGTCTTGAAATAGGCAGCGTCACTCACATCTTTCCAGCTCGAATGGATGGCAAAAGGCAACTACCAGGAGCACAGTGCCAAGTGCGTGGACAAGATATTTCCGTGGGCAGATGACGACCAGGCATTCAAAgcatcccactg TGTTTATCCTGCGGTCACCAACGTGCACAGCAGGCAGCGGACTGAGGAGCCTGCCAGCGAGGAGACAGCCGCTGACACACCACTGATCCCGTCCAG ACAGCTGCCCTCTGATGCAGAGGCAGGGGAGCTCACAGAGTAG